A part of Halobacillus shinanisalinarum genomic DNA contains:
- a CDS encoding NUDIX hydrolase, with the protein MDIRFKIGSTKFNYRAVGILVEQNHVLLHKQWDEHHWSLPGGGVEIGEPADKAVVREIKEELGWDTKVKNLSWVVENFFQYNQENFHELGFYYILSSRGKHPMFGTDPFHGEEGQRLIYQWFPISELVSMHLQPPFLAEGLQNIPSVTQHLVQEDIEVKKL; encoded by the coding sequence ATGGATATTCGTTTTAAAATAGGATCAACTAAATTCAATTATCGTGCGGTGGGTATTTTAGTTGAGCAAAACCATGTACTTCTTCATAAACAATGGGATGAGCATCATTGGTCACTGCCTGGAGGGGGAGTGGAAATAGGTGAACCAGCCGATAAGGCCGTCGTTCGCGAAATCAAAGAAGAGTTAGGATGGGATACTAAAGTAAAGAATTTATCATGGGTTGTTGAGAATTTCTTTCAATATAATCAGGAGAATTTCCATGAGTTGGGTTTCTATTACATACTTTCTTCAAGGGGCAAGCATCCCATGTTTGGAACGGACCCTTTCCATGGTGAGGAGGGCCAACGCTTGATTTACCAATGGTTTCCCATCAGTGAACTGGTCTCTATGCATTTACAGCCACCATTTTTGGCAGAAGGTTTGCAGAACATCCCCTCTGTGACACAACATCTCGTGCAGGAAGATATTGAGGTTAAGAAACTGTAG
- a CDS encoding S1C family serine protease, with protein MGYYDDHSPANQQQKNRRRFVMPTIVGVVLGAVLVLLALPALVQTDILPYDITPNEEQMAENGSNTPGATKQPVQLDVSSQITKVVEEVSPAVVGVVNLQSQANFWEQGGDTEQAGAGSGVIYKKEDGTAYVVTNYHVIEGANEIEVVLSDGTKKTAQLVGGDVFTDLAVLKMSDENVKQVAKFGSTDKLQVGEPAIAIGNPLGLRFAGSVTKGIISGKQRAIPQDFNGDGQKDWQAEVIQTDAAINPGNSGGALINIDGQVIGINSMKIAQSSVEGIGFAIPIDTVKPIIEEIEQYGQVNRAFIGIEAYGLSQVPISERENTLNLPDEVEGGLYIRSITRLSPADKAGLQPLDVITTIDGEPVETIIDLRKYLYEEKDPGDKLEITYYRDGEQNTVTVTLGSQE; from the coding sequence GTGGGTTACTACGACGATCATTCACCAGCCAATCAGCAGCAAAAAAATCGGCGCCGTTTTGTCATGCCAACGATTGTTGGTGTCGTTCTTGGAGCGGTTCTCGTGTTACTTGCTTTGCCAGCGCTGGTACAAACAGATATACTGCCGTATGATATCACACCAAATGAAGAACAGATGGCTGAGAATGGAAGCAATACACCCGGAGCGACCAAACAACCCGTTCAGTTAGATGTATCGAGTCAAATAACCAAAGTGGTGGAAGAAGTATCTCCAGCAGTTGTGGGTGTTGTCAACCTTCAATCCCAGGCAAACTTTTGGGAGCAGGGAGGCGACACAGAGCAGGCGGGTGCAGGATCAGGAGTTATTTATAAAAAAGAAGATGGAACTGCTTATGTTGTGACAAATTATCACGTGATTGAAGGAGCAAATGAAATTGAAGTCGTCCTATCTGACGGGACAAAGAAGACAGCACAACTTGTTGGCGGCGATGTATTTACGGATTTAGCTGTACTTAAGATGTCAGATGAAAATGTAAAACAGGTTGCAAAGTTTGGTTCAACAGACAAATTACAAGTAGGAGAACCGGCTATTGCTATAGGAAACCCATTAGGTCTACGCTTTGCAGGATCCGTAACTAAGGGGATCATTAGTGGGAAACAGCGGGCAATTCCTCAAGACTTTAATGGTGACGGTCAAAAAGATTGGCAAGCAGAAGTGATTCAAACAGATGCGGCCATTAACCCTGGGAACAGTGGTGGGGCACTTATAAATATTGATGGACAAGTTATCGGAATCAACTCAATGAAAATTGCCCAATCTTCAGTAGAAGGCATTGGTTTCGCAATCCCTATTGATACTGTCAAGCCGATTATTGAAGAGATTGAACAGTATGGACAAGTGAATCGAGCATTCATTGGGATCGAAGCATATGGATTATCACAGGTTCCGATATCAGAAAGGGAGAACACATTGAACCTCCCCGATGAGGTAGAGGGTGGCTTATACATTCGCAGTATTACAAGATTGTCACCGGCTGATAAAGCAGGCTTACAACCATTAGATGTCATTACAACCATTGATGGAGAGCCGGTAGAAACCATTATAGACCTACGAAAATATCTATATGAAGAAAAAGACCCTGGCGATAAACTGGAAATTACCTATTATCGAGATGGAGAACAAAATACGGTAACAGTTACGTTAGGATCCCAAGAGTAA
- a CDS encoding M48 family metallopeptidase, whose protein sequence is MKKRFVLWTVILFPIYAYLVYLYLFHWTGTGVPVSYQGTAADPVTFMTAKELELSQDFSRYKDFLFFVGLPLEGLIYLGVLIFGVSPIFKQFGERLSRFSFIKIPIYVLLLSAFTWILTFPIYYAERVLSVTYGISTQSFSSWMRDELLGFWIGVLIMSVLITVLYWLMKRFTKRWWLYAWILLIPFLIFMMYIQPVVIDPLYNDFSELDDPVLEEKILNMADKADIPAERVYEVDMSEKTNAMNAYVNGIGSNLRIVLWDTTLNHLKNKEVLFIMAHEIGHYVMNHLYYNLAGVIISSLIGLYLAYRLLHTVIRKWGSNWGVKSVADISSLPALFIILSLLSFAASPIELALSRGAEKSADEYAIEMTEDKEAAVGAFQELTVNGLSDVNPPALVKFFRYGHPTMMERILMLEEDDKE, encoded by the coding sequence ATGAAAAAACGATTTGTGCTATGGACTGTTATTCTTTTCCCCATCTATGCCTATCTCGTCTACCTTTATTTGTTCCATTGGACAGGCACTGGGGTACCCGTATCCTATCAAGGTACAGCAGCTGACCCTGTCACCTTCATGACGGCGAAGGAACTAGAACTAAGCCAGGATTTTTCCAGGTATAAGGACTTCCTGTTTTTTGTCGGACTGCCTTTAGAAGGACTAATCTATTTAGGTGTACTTATTTTTGGGGTTTCTCCGATCTTTAAACAATTTGGTGAAAGGCTATCAAGATTTTCCTTTATCAAAATTCCAATCTATGTATTGCTATTATCGGCTTTTACCTGGATTCTTACGTTCCCAATCTATTATGCTGAACGTGTGCTTTCTGTTACTTACGGCATCTCGACCCAAAGCTTCTCAAGTTGGATGCGGGACGAACTGTTAGGCTTTTGGATAGGGGTTCTTATCATGTCCGTCCTCATTACTGTTTTATATTGGCTCATGAAACGTTTCACAAAACGATGGTGGCTGTATGCCTGGATATTGCTCATTCCATTTCTCATCTTCATGATGTACATTCAACCAGTTGTCATTGATCCATTATACAACGACTTTTCTGAACTAGATGATCCAGTATTAGAAGAAAAAATCCTTAACATGGCTGATAAAGCAGATATTCCCGCAGAACGTGTGTATGAAGTGGATATGTCCGAAAAAACGAATGCGATGAATGCTTATGTGAACGGTATCGGCTCAAACTTGCGCATCGTCCTATGGGATACAACTTTAAATCATCTCAAGAATAAGGAAGTCCTGTTCATTATGGCGCACGAAATTGGTCACTATGTGATGAACCATCTTTACTATAATCTAGCAGGTGTCATCATTTCCAGCCTGATCGGACTATATCTCGCCTATCGACTGCTGCACACTGTAATCCGTAAATGGGGTTCAAACTGGGGTGTGAAAAGTGTTGCCGACATTTCGTCATTACCCGCCCTATTTATTATCCTTTCCTTGCTCTCCTTCGCAGCGAGTCCAATTGAACTGGCGCTCTCGCGCGGAGCTGAGAAATCAGCGGATGAATACGCCATTGAAATGACAGAAGATAAGGAAGCTGCTGTCGGTGCTTTTCAGGAATTGACAGTCAACGGGCTAAGTGATGTCAACCCACCGGCACTAGTGAAATTTTTCAGGTATGGTCACCCAACGATGATGGAGCGGATTTTGATGCTAGAGGAGGATGATAAGGAATAA
- the asnB gene encoding asparagine synthase (glutamine-hydrolyzing) — MCGFIGILHNKGNQVTQEYEQAFNANNNLIKHRGPDDEGYYHDDGISLGFRRLSIIDIESGQQPFHFENERYWMVFNGEIYNYVELREQLIAKGYTFQTESDTEVIAVLFQDQQEQAFSKLRGMFAILIWDKETKSLYGARDPFGIKPFYYTKNEDSLSFASEKKSLAQAGDQVDTEALQHYLSYQYAPEPLTLTEGVHKVEPGHYFIKTPGEPLLIERYFHATFNPVLTDEKQMITRIQDSLINSVDVHMRSDVPVGSFLSGGIDSSIIVAIAKDFNPNIKTFSVGFEREGYSEVDVAKETADRLNVTNHSYIITPEEYVQKLPKIMWHMDDPLADPACVPLYFVAREARKYVTVVLSGEGADELFGGYNIYREPESLKAFNSMPPVVKKALQKVAHILPEGMRGKSFLERGTTPLEDRYIGNAKMFEEREKEQLLANFRKDRTYQSLTKSLYENVQEEHPVHQMQYVDIHTWLRGDILLKADKVTMANSLELRVPFLDKEVFNAARELPVASKIADGTTKSILRKAVRGIVPDHVLDRKKLGFPVPIRHWLRNELYDWAKNLIATSETDHLIHKSVVLDLLEAHVQQKGDYSRKIWTVLMFMLWHQIYMEGVYSFEELQKEDETESKVLEQLVTV, encoded by the coding sequence ATGTGCGGATTTATTGGGATATTACACAATAAAGGAAATCAAGTCACTCAAGAGTATGAGCAAGCATTTAATGCTAATAATAATCTCATTAAACATCGTGGACCAGATGATGAAGGCTACTATCACGACGATGGGATCTCACTTGGATTTCGAAGGTTAAGTATTATTGATATTGAAAGCGGCCAACAACCTTTTCATTTTGAGAATGAACGTTACTGGATGGTGTTCAACGGTGAGATTTATAACTATGTGGAACTCCGTGAACAACTGATAGCTAAAGGCTACACGTTTCAAACCGAGTCAGATACGGAAGTGATTGCTGTTCTTTTCCAGGATCAGCAAGAACAAGCTTTCAGCAAGTTACGTGGAATGTTTGCCATCCTCATTTGGGACAAGGAAACAAAGAGTTTGTACGGGGCCCGTGACCCATTTGGTATCAAACCTTTTTATTATACGAAAAATGAGGATAGCTTAAGTTTTGCGTCTGAGAAGAAAAGCCTGGCACAAGCAGGTGACCAGGTGGACACGGAGGCTTTGCAGCACTACTTAAGCTACCAATATGCACCAGAACCATTAACCCTAACCGAAGGCGTTCACAAGGTGGAACCAGGTCATTATTTTATAAAAACGCCGGGAGAGCCGCTTCTTATTGAACGCTATTTTCATGCGACATTCAACCCCGTGCTCACGGATGAAAAGCAAATGATTACACGAATTCAGGATTCATTGATCAATTCGGTAGATGTGCATATGCGCAGTGATGTACCTGTGGGCTCATTCCTCTCTGGAGGGATTGATTCATCAATCATTGTTGCGATTGCAAAAGACTTCAACCCGAATATTAAAACGTTCTCTGTAGGTTTTGAACGTGAAGGTTATTCAGAGGTAGATGTGGCAAAGGAAACAGCTGATAGGCTTAATGTAACAAACCATTCCTATATCATCACACCAGAAGAATATGTTCAGAAGCTTCCGAAAATCATGTGGCACATGGATGATCCATTAGCAGACCCAGCATGTGTACCACTTTATTTTGTTGCACGAGAAGCGAGAAAGTATGTCACTGTTGTATTATCAGGCGAGGGTGCGGACGAGCTGTTCGGCGGCTACAATATTTACCGTGAGCCCGAGTCATTGAAGGCCTTTAATTCGATGCCGCCTGTTGTAAAAAAAGCACTTCAAAAAGTGGCCCATATTCTTCCTGAAGGTATGCGCGGCAAGAGCTTTCTGGAACGTGGTACAACTCCATTGGAAGACCGTTATATTGGTAACGCCAAGATGTTTGAAGAACGTGAAAAAGAACAACTACTCGCTAATTTCAGAAAAGATAGGACCTATCAATCATTGACGAAAAGCTTGTATGAAAATGTTCAGGAAGAGCATCCTGTCCACCAAATGCAATACGTTGATATTCACACATGGCTGCGAGGCGACATTTTGTTAAAAGCAGATAAAGTGACGATGGCAAATTCTCTTGAGTTACGTGTTCCCTTCTTAGATAAGGAAGTATTCAATGCCGCTCGCGAGCTTCCGGTTGCAAGTAAAATTGCTGACGGGACGACAAAATCGATTTTACGTAAAGCTGTACGCGGCATTGTGCCAGACCATGTGCTCGACCGAAAGAAGCTAGGATTCCCTGTTCCGATTCGCCATTGGTTAAGAAACGAGCTGTACGACTGGGCGAAAAACCTGATTGCAACAAGTGAGACAGACCATCTCATCCACAAGTCTGTCGTCCTCGATTTGCTTGAAGCTCACGTTCAACAAAAGGGTGACTATTCCAGGAAAATATGGACGGTGTTGATGTTCATGCTATGGCACCAAATCTATATGGAGGGTGTCTACTCGTTTGAAGAATTACAGAAAGAAGACGAGACAGAAAGTAAGGTACTTGAACAACTGGTGACTGTTTAA
- a CDS encoding YycH family regulatory protein, translating into MNFETLKSIMLLILICFSLLLTVGLWNYQPSLDEREKGSLVEETTIGGKEAQISSLIAPSQFVFHKNGEHYSFKNGKDREDTYEVMKNWTLFNVQPIDNSGVPEEGRMMEVIFPTNIPAQTIKNLFNFGDQNFTPPVGEFKRIFFTFNDNGGVDVFFKPELEDATAFRASLRSENIYKLEELLAADEGLREQTMFTGNGEKRIFLPETPVEVHSHIMDTTTLPITPLKNTLFEDPSIVRNFPAPRAEQRLTDGLGNLEVTEGWKRMIFTELLLGESSSQVAMSSFEVLERSISFINAHQGWTDTFRIGDLSASNTSVTYQMYQKDLPVLASDDDIHTIEVNYQNGEEQRYARPLVRLEPSINESKGNHELPSGKKVIAVIQESRLYNIKLIEDIKIGYKLVEQSGGYGGYSLIPAWFVLENGSWKEITGLTEDKGGLSSAVGSN; encoded by the coding sequence ATGAACTTTGAAACACTTAAATCGATCATGTTGTTGATTCTTATTTGTTTTAGTTTATTACTCACTGTCGGTTTATGGAATTATCAGCCTAGTCTAGATGAGCGCGAAAAAGGAAGTTTAGTAGAGGAGACAACAATAGGAGGGAAAGAAGCCCAGATTTCGTCCTTAATTGCCCCTTCTCAATTCGTTTTCCATAAGAATGGAGAGCATTATTCCTTTAAAAATGGTAAAGACCGTGAAGATACTTATGAGGTTATGAAGAACTGGACATTGTTTAATGTCCAACCGATAGATAATTCGGGTGTTCCAGAGGAAGGTCGAATGATGGAGGTCATTTTCCCAACGAATATTCCTGCTCAAACGATTAAAAATCTATTTAATTTTGGAGATCAGAATTTCACTCCTCCCGTTGGAGAATTTAAGCGTATCTTTTTCACCTTTAATGATAACGGAGGAGTCGATGTTTTCTTTAAACCAGAATTAGAAGATGCTACAGCATTTAGAGCATCACTTCGAAGTGAGAACATTTACAAATTGGAAGAATTATTAGCTGCCGACGAGGGGTTGAGGGAACAGACTATGTTCACAGGTAATGGGGAGAAGCGGATTTTCTTACCCGAAACTCCGGTGGAAGTCCATTCGCATATCATGGATACAACAACCCTCCCTATCACCCCATTGAAAAACACCTTATTTGAAGATCCTTCTATCGTTAGGAATTTCCCTGCACCAAGAGCAGAGCAGCGCCTTACCGATGGCTTGGGTAACCTTGAAGTAACAGAAGGTTGGAAACGGATGATTTTTACGGAGTTATTACTTGGTGAATCGAGCTCACAAGTAGCTATGAGTTCATTTGAAGTGCTGGAAAGGAGCATCAGTTTCATTAATGCCCACCAGGGTTGGACAGATACATTCCGTATTGGCGATCTGTCGGCATCAAATACATCGGTAACCTATCAGATGTACCAAAAAGACTTACCTGTTTTGGCGAGTGATGATGACATTCATACCATAGAAGTAAACTACCAAAATGGTGAGGAACAACGATATGCAAGGCCATTGGTAAGATTAGAACCATCCATCAATGAATCTAAAGGAAATCACGAGCTTCCATCAGGAAAAAAAGTTATTGCAGTTATACAAGAATCTCGCTTGTATAACATCAAGTTGATTGAAGATATCAAAATTGGTTATAAATTAGTGGAGCAAAGTGGTGGTTATGGGGGGTATTCACTGATTCCTGCTTGGTTTGTCTTAGAAAATGGCAGTTGGAAGGAAATCACCGGGTTAACAGAAGATAAAGGAGGTTTATCCAGTGCAGTGGGGTCAAATTAA
- the yycI gene encoding two-component system regulatory protein YycI yields MQWGQIKTLFIFSFLVLDLFLLQQFLDKQGQANVRTAEESQFEKSLNNADITIADNIPEEAPPVSLITATPADFTKDQLEQIKNLEGQSAKVYDDSLLYSTLDEPIEVAEESIVSAVGEHVPFSSQYSFWNWNKDLGKAVFFQKANSRTVYYNPGGVLMVNIENGRMTGYTLAHLKVPNQSGEDKQELISPLEVVKKLYTDGIINGGIQLLTCQLVTILHIKILGKRRVDNCLHRHGK; encoded by the coding sequence GTGCAGTGGGGTCAAATTAAAACCTTGTTCATTTTTAGCTTCCTTGTACTTGACCTGTTCTTGTTGCAGCAATTTTTAGATAAACAGGGTCAAGCAAATGTAAGAACAGCGGAGGAATCACAGTTTGAAAAAAGCCTAAATAATGCGGATATTACCATTGCAGATAATATACCTGAAGAAGCGCCTCCCGTGAGTTTAATCACGGCCACACCTGCAGACTTTACCAAAGATCAACTTGAGCAAATCAAAAATCTCGAAGGTCAGTCTGCTAAAGTTTATGATGACAGCCTTTTATATTCTACATTAGACGAGCCTATTGAAGTGGCGGAAGAATCCATTGTCAGTGCTGTGGGCGAACACGTCCCTTTTAGCAGCCAATATTCTTTTTGGAATTGGAATAAGGATTTAGGTAAGGCTGTATTTTTCCAGAAGGCAAATTCACGAACTGTTTATTATAATCCGGGTGGAGTGCTGATGGTAAATATTGAAAATGGGAGGATGACAGGATATACGCTCGCTCATTTAAAAGTACCCAACCAGTCAGGTGAAGATAAGCAAGAGTTAATAAGCCCTTTGGAAGTGGTAAAAAAACTTTATACAGACGGAATTATAAATGGGGGGATACAGTTACTGACATGTCAGTTGGTTACTATTCTGCATATAAAAATCCTGGGGAAGAGGCGAGTGGACAATTGTTTGCACCGACATGGAAAGTAA
- the yycF gene encoding response regulator YycF, which produces MALKILVVDDEKPIADILKFNLEKEGYEVVCAYDGDEAIKKADQEDPDLILLDIMLPNKDGNEVCREVRKTHTMPIIMLTAKDAEIDKVLGLEMGADDYVTKPFSNRELIARVKANLRRHQQEPEDQSHQSKDITIGRLAIHPDAYTVTRDGSYIELTHREFELLHYLARHIGQVMTREHLLETVWGYDYYGDVRTVDVTVRRLREKIEENPSNPIWIVTRRGVGYYLRNPEQD; this is translated from the coding sequence ATGGCTCTAAAAATTTTAGTCGTAGATGATGAGAAACCAATTGCTGATATATTGAAATTTAATTTAGAAAAAGAAGGATATGAAGTAGTTTGTGCTTATGATGGTGATGAAGCCATTAAAAAAGCTGATCAAGAAGATCCAGATTTAATATTGCTGGATATAATGTTGCCCAACAAAGATGGAAACGAGGTATGCCGAGAAGTTCGTAAAACTCATACGATGCCAATCATTATGCTGACAGCCAAAGATGCTGAAATTGATAAGGTGTTAGGTCTAGAAATGGGTGCCGATGACTACGTGACAAAGCCATTTAGCAACCGTGAGTTAATTGCCAGGGTTAAGGCAAATTTGCGCAGGCATCAGCAAGAGCCGGAAGATCAATCCCATCAGTCAAAAGATATTACCATAGGGCGTTTGGCTATTCACCCAGATGCATATACGGTAACTCGGGATGGGTCCTACATTGAGTTGACGCACCGAGAGTTTGAGTTGTTACATTACCTTGCCCGCCATATTGGACAGGTTATGACACGTGAGCATTTGCTCGAAACTGTATGGGGCTATGATTATTATGGTGATGTGCGCACGGTTGACGTAACCGTTCGTCGCCTTCGCGAGAAAATTGAGGAGAACCCGAGTAATCCTATATGGATTGTTACCCGTCGCGGTGTTGGTTACTATTTAAGAAACCCAGAGCAGGATTAA
- the ltaE gene encoding low-specificity L-threonine aldolase: protein MIDLRSDTVTKPTQAMRQAAFEAEVGDDVYSEDPTVQRLEETAARMLGKEAALFVTSGTQGNQIAVLTHCNPGDEILLEANSHLFLYEGASMSALAGVQPRTIQGTRGVMDPEEVRAAIRAEDIHFPETSLICVENTHNKAGGAIVPLGNMQAVYEVAREQQISIHLDGARLFNASIASGVSIEHYAAQADTVQFCLSKGLGAPMGSIIAGSYDFIYKARKWRKRLGGGLRQVGMVAAPGLVALTDMVDRLAEDHDHAQLLAQGLGQIDGLNLEGKVETNIVLINVVDLGKSAEEFLEDLKAIGVLAVPFGPNTVRFVTNYDVSREDIESVIELVEQLV from the coding sequence ATGATCGATTTGCGAAGTGATACGGTAACAAAACCAACTCAAGCAATGAGGCAAGCCGCCTTTGAGGCGGAGGTAGGGGATGATGTGTATAGTGAGGATCCAACGGTACAGCGTTTGGAGGAAACTGCAGCACGGATGCTTGGAAAGGAAGCGGCTTTGTTTGTGACAAGCGGTACACAAGGGAATCAGATTGCTGTGCTAACGCATTGCAATCCGGGTGATGAGATTTTGCTGGAAGCGAATTCACATTTGTTTCTATATGAGGGGGCGTCAATGTCGGCATTAGCTGGTGTCCAGCCGCGAACGATTCAGGGAACCCGTGGGGTGATGGATCCCGAAGAGGTGCGCGCAGCAATTCGAGCAGAGGATATTCATTTTCCTGAGACCAGTTTAATATGTGTGGAAAATACACACAACAAGGCAGGTGGAGCCATTGTTCCTCTTGGAAATATGCAGGCAGTTTATGAGGTTGCTCGTGAACAGCAGATTTCTATCCATTTGGATGGAGCAAGGCTGTTTAATGCGTCCATTGCTTCAGGTGTGTCAATTGAACATTATGCAGCTCAAGCGGACACGGTTCAGTTTTGCCTTTCAAAAGGTCTAGGGGCACCGATGGGATCTATAATTGCTGGATCGTATGATTTTATTTATAAGGCGCGTAAGTGGCGTAAGCGTCTTGGAGGCGGTCTGAGGCAGGTCGGAATGGTTGCGGCTCCTGGATTAGTTGCGTTAACCGATATGGTAGATCGTTTGGCAGAAGATCACGACCATGCCCAGCTTTTAGCTCAGGGTCTTGGCCAAATTGACGGACTTAATTTAGAGGGAAAAGTAGAAACGAATATTGTACTCATTAATGTAGTTGATCTTGGTAAATCAGCTGAAGAATTTCTTGAAGATTTGAAGGCAATAGGCGTTCTGGCTGTCCCTTTTGGACCGAACACGGTGAGGTTTGTTACGAATTATGATGTGAGTCGGGAAGATATCGAATCTGTTATTGAGCTGGTGGAGCAATTAGTATAA
- a CDS encoding MBL fold metallo-hydrolase gives MTLRFSVLASGSTGNAFYIESGDEKILVDAGLSGKKIEGLLEQVDVNPANLSRILVTHEHSDHIKGLGIMARRYNLPIFANEKTWRAMDGQLGKLSIDQKFHFNMEETKTFGGIDIESFAVSHDAADPMFYTFHRNGKKVALVTDLGYVSERIKKTVEGADAYIFESNHDVGMLRMGRYPWSVKRRILGDSGHVSNEDSALALTDIMTDQTKRVYLAHLSLDNNMKDLARMSVKNVLEERGFEVGSRIDLYDTDPAQATPIYEV, from the coding sequence ATGACGTTACGATTTAGTGTACTAGCATCAGGCAGTACGGGGAATGCTTTTTATATAGAGTCTGGGGACGAGAAAATCCTAGTGGATGCAGGTTTAAGCGGAAAAAAGATTGAAGGGCTGCTTGAACAAGTGGATGTGAATCCGGCTAACCTTTCAAGAATTCTTGTCACGCATGAACATAGTGATCACATTAAGGGCCTTGGAATTATGGCCCGTCGCTACAATTTGCCTATTTTTGCGAATGAAAAGACATGGCGAGCAATGGATGGACAACTCGGGAAGTTGTCTATCGATCAGAAATTTCATTTTAATATGGAGGAAACCAAAACATTTGGGGGAATCGACATTGAATCTTTCGCTGTGTCACATGATGCAGCTGACCCGATGTTTTATACATTTCACAGAAATGGGAAGAAGGTAGCTCTTGTCACGGATTTAGGTTATGTATCTGAGCGTATTAAGAAAACTGTCGAGGGCGCTGACGCTTATATTTTTGAGTCCAATCATGACGTGGGGATGCTGCGTATGGGGCGATATCCCTGGAGTGTAAAGCGGAGAATCCTAGGGGACTCAGGGCACGTTTCTAATGAAGATAGTGCTCTCGCTTTAACAGATATTATGACAGATCAAACGAAACGGGTGTATCTGGCTCATTTGAGTCTTGATAATAATATGAAAGATTTAGCCCGTATGTCGGTAAAAAATGTCCTGGAAGAACGCGGGTTTGAGGTCGGTTCCCGTATCGATCTGTATGATACTGATCCGGCTCAGGCAACACCGATTTATGAAGTATAA